Proteins encoded by one window of uncultured Cohaesibacter sp.:
- a CDS encoding DUF4167 domain-containing protein: MRQSQKNNRTRSRGRKPSNPLTRSYDSNGPDVKIRGTASHVAEKYQSLARDALASGDIVMAENYYQHAEHYLRIIAAAQPSGREDGRQPANNGNNNSEQPSQERNNRRSGPNGQQEITGDEPQPDVEFENTAVEMEVAVIEDYSDDTPQPDVSSKSSDDEDDDTSSNDEAASAPAPRRRRRTTYRSRKRTTDGADDAGDKSDAGGVEVAKVAAED; this comes from the coding sequence CCGGTCTTACGACAGCAACGGGCCGGATGTGAAGATTCGAGGTACGGCCAGCCATGTTGCTGAGAAGTACCAGTCTTTGGCACGGGATGCTCTGGCCTCCGGCGATATCGTGATGGCAGAGAACTACTATCAGCACGCCGAACATTATCTGCGCATCATCGCAGCCGCCCAGCCTAGCGGCCGGGAAGACGGCCGCCAGCCTGCCAACAATGGCAACAACAATTCCGAGCAGCCGTCTCAGGAACGCAACAATCGCCGCAGCGGGCCGAACGGTCAGCAGGAAATCACCGGCGACGAGCCGCAGCCGGATGTCGAATTCGAGAATACGGCTGTCGAGATGGAAGTGGCCGTGATCGAAGACTATAGCGATGACACACCGCAGCCGGATGTCTCCAGCAAGTCTTCGGACGATGAGGATGATGATACGAGCTCCAATGATGAGGCCGCTTCGGCTCCTGCGCCGCGCCGCCGCCGCCGCACGACCTACCGCTCCCGCAAACGGACGACAGATGGTGCGGATGACGCTGGCGACAAGTCGGATGCCGGTGGTGTCGAAGTTGCCAAAGTGGCCGCCGAAGACTAG
- a CDS encoding MOSC N-terminal beta barrel domain-containing protein, translating to MTITLSAIYRYPIKGFSPQSLESVDVTKGAPLPWDRAFAIENGPSGFDPQSPAHLSKIHFLMLMKQPELAALRTSFDPETGALSVALHGELKAEGNLFDGGDMSEVIAYLQTYVQKPMRGAPKLLHANGHAFTDSSTQDISLINLASVRAIGEKAGAELDPIRFRGNLYIEGADSWQEHDWVGREVTIGEVTFHVRKRTERCAATNANPETGERDQQIPKLLMTHFDHTDCGIHLMPLTSGVIRPGDSLTL from the coding sequence ATGACCATCACCCTCAGCGCAATCTATCGCTATCCCATCAAGGGATTTTCGCCACAGTCTCTGGAAAGCGTCGATGTGACAAAAGGCGCTCCCCTGCCATGGGATCGGGCCTTTGCCATCGAAAACGGCCCGAGCGGTTTTGACCCTCAATCCCCGGCCCATCTCTCCAAGATCCATTTTCTGATGTTGATGAAACAGCCCGAACTGGCGGCCCTCAGAACCAGCTTTGATCCCGAAACCGGAGCCCTGTCGGTTGCCCTTCATGGCGAGCTCAAGGCCGAGGGCAATCTCTTCGATGGCGGTGACATGAGCGAGGTCATTGCCTATCTTCAGACCTATGTGCAAAAACCCATGCGCGGCGCGCCCAAACTACTGCACGCCAATGGCCATGCCTTCACCGATTCCAGCACCCAAGACATCAGCCTGATCAATCTCGCAAGCGTGAGAGCAATCGGCGAGAAGGCCGGAGCCGAGCTTGATCCAATCCGGTTCCGCGGTAATCTCTATATCGAGGGAGCCGACAGCTGGCAGGAGCATGACTGGGTTGGTCGCGAGGTGACCATCGGCGAGGTGACCTTCCATGTCCGAAAGCGTACAGAACGCTGCGCAGCCACCAACGCAAACCCCGAAACAGGCGAGCGCGACCAGCAGATCCCCAAGCTGCTGATGACCCATTTCGATCATACCGACTGCGGTATTCACCTCATGCCACTGACGTCGGGTGTGATCAGACCCGGCGACAGCCTTACGCTCTGA
- the clpB gene encoding ATP-dependent chaperone ClpB, with translation MNLERYTERARGFMLSAQTYAIGQGHQSFLPEHILKVLMDDKEGLASGLIDRSGGRSADVRRQLEAHLKTIPAVSGAGAGQLYLSPGMAKLFEKAEEVAKKAGDSFVTVERLLLALSLTPDIEAAKILKDAGVTPQNLNAAIEQLRGGRTADSSSAEDSYEALKKYSRDLTKDARDGKLDPVIGRDDEIRRTIQVLSRRTKNNPVLIGEPGVGKTAIAEGLALRIINGDVPESLKDKRLLALDMGALIAGAKYRGEFEERLKAVLSEVENAAGEIVLFIDEMHTLVGAGKSDGAMDASNLLKPALARGELHCVGATTLDEYRKYVEKDAALARRFQPVMVNEPTVADTISILRGLKEKYELHHGVRIGDNALVSAATLSDRYITDRFLPDKAIDLVDEAASRLRMQVDSKPEELDELDRRIIQLKIEREALLKEEDDASKDRLSKLEDELVDLEEESAVMTQRWQSEKDKLSDATKLKEQLDEARVHLEQAQRRGDLAKAGELAYGEIPRLEAALSEVEDRAQQAGSMVERSVTADHVAHVVSRWTGIPVDKMLEGERDKLLRMEAELGQRVIGQADAVAAVSKAVRRARAGLQDPNRPIGSFMFLGPTGVGKTELTKTLADFLFDDEQAMVRLDMSEFMEKHSVARLIGAPPGYVGYEEGGVLTEAIRRRPYQVILFDEIEKAHPDVFNVLLQVLDDGRLTDGQGRTVDFRNSLIIMTSNLGAEFLLGKEEGDVKEADKEKVMEVVRASFRPEFLNRIDEVIIFHRLLREHMASIVEIQMRYLSKLLEDRKIELVLDEDALNWLADKGYDPAYGARPLKRVIQRHLQDPLAEELLAGRIYDGSRVHVLVKDDALTFGIEAIR, from the coding sequence ATGAATTTGGAACGCTATACGGAGCGGGCGCGCGGCTTCATGCTGTCAGCGCAGACCTACGCGATCGGGCAGGGACATCAGTCCTTCCTGCCGGAACATATTCTCAAAGTCCTGATGGATGACAAGGAAGGCCTTGCATCCGGCCTCATTGATCGGTCTGGCGGCCGGTCCGCCGACGTTCGGCGCCAGCTTGAGGCCCATCTGAAGACCATCCCGGCCGTGTCTGGTGCGGGTGCCGGACAGCTTTATCTGTCGCCGGGGATGGCGAAGCTTTTTGAAAAAGCCGAAGAGGTGGCGAAGAAAGCGGGCGACTCGTTTGTCACCGTTGAACGCCTTCTGTTGGCATTGAGCCTGACGCCGGATATCGAAGCCGCCAAAATCCTCAAAGATGCCGGGGTGACACCGCAGAATCTCAATGCTGCCATCGAGCAGTTGCGCGGTGGCCGAACCGCCGATTCGTCCTCTGCCGAGGACTCCTACGAAGCACTGAAAAAGTATTCCCGCGATCTCACAAAAGATGCCCGCGATGGCAAACTTGATCCTGTGATCGGTCGCGATGATGAAATTCGCCGGACCATTCAGGTCCTGTCGCGACGGACCAAAAACAACCCGGTGCTGATCGGTGAACCCGGTGTGGGCAAGACTGCGATTGCGGAAGGGCTTGCGCTGAGGATCATCAATGGCGACGTGCCCGAATCGCTCAAGGACAAGAGGCTTCTGGCCCTCGATATGGGGGCGTTGATTGCCGGGGCGAAATATCGCGGCGAATTCGAGGAACGCCTGAAAGCGGTGCTGTCCGAAGTGGAAAATGCTGCAGGCGAGATCGTCTTGTTCATTGACGAGATGCACACCCTTGTCGGGGCTGGCAAATCGGACGGGGCAATGGATGCCTCGAACCTTCTGAAGCCTGCCCTTGCGCGTGGTGAATTGCACTGCGTGGGCGCGACGACGCTTGATGAATATCGCAAATATGTCGAGAAGGACGCTGCTCTTGCCCGCCGGTTCCAGCCGGTGATGGTCAACGAGCCGACGGTTGCCGACACGATTTCGATCCTGCGTGGTCTCAAGGAAAAATATGAACTCCACCATGGGGTTCGTATCGGTGACAATGCGCTGGTGTCTGCTGCCACCCTGTCGGATCGCTATATCACCGACCGGTTCCTGCCGGACAAGGCCATCGACCTTGTTGACGAGGCAGCCTCTCGTCTTCGTATGCAGGTCGATTCAAAGCCGGAAGAACTCGACGAGCTTGATCGGCGAATCATCCAGCTGAAGATCGAACGTGAAGCCCTTCTGAAGGAAGAGGATGATGCCTCGAAAGACAGGCTGTCCAAACTGGAAGACGAGTTGGTCGATCTTGAAGAAGAGTCGGCAGTGATGACACAGCGCTGGCAGTCGGAAAAGGACAAGCTCTCTGATGCCACCAAGCTGAAAGAACAGCTCGACGAGGCGCGTGTTCATCTCGAACAGGCTCAGCGTCGAGGTGATTTGGCCAAGGCCGGTGAGCTTGCTTATGGTGAAATCCCTCGCCTTGAAGCGGCCCTGTCTGAAGTTGAAGATCGGGCGCAACAGGCCGGTTCGATGGTCGAACGGTCGGTAACCGCTGATCATGTCGCCCATGTTGTCTCGCGCTGGACCGGCATTCCGGTCGACAAGATGCTCGAGGGCGAGCGGGACAAGCTGTTGCGCATGGAAGCCGAGCTTGGTCAGCGGGTGATCGGGCAGGCCGATGCAGTCGCTGCGGTCTCCAAGGCGGTGCGTCGTGCGCGTGCCGGGCTTCAGGATCCGAACCGACCAATCGGCTCGTTCATGTTCCTTGGGCCAACCGGTGTTGGTAAGACCGAGCTGACCAAGACGCTTGCGGACTTCCTGTTTGATGACGAACAGGCGATGGTGCGGCTCGACATGTCCGAGTTCATGGAGAAACACTCGGTGGCTCGTCTGATCGGTGCACCTCCGGGCTATGTCGGCTACGAGGAAGGCGGCGTGTTGACCGAAGCCATTCGTCGTCGGCCCTATCAGGTGATTCTGTTTGACGAGATCGAGAAGGCACATCCGGATGTTTTCAACGTCCTTCTGCAGGTGCTTGATGACGGTCGGCTGACCGATGGTCAGGGACGGACGGTGGACTTCCGCAATTCGCTGATCATTATGACCTCGAACCTTGGGGCGGAATTCCTGCTCGGCAAGGAAGAGGGCGACGTCAAGGAAGCGGACAAGGAAAAGGTCATGGAGGTCGTTCGTGCGTCCTTCCGACCCGAGTTCCTCAACCGAATCGATGAGGTCATCATTTTCCATCGCCTGCTGCGCGAGCATATGGCCTCGATTGTCGAGATCCAGATGCGGTATCTCTCCAAGCTGCTTGAAGATCGCAAGATCGAGCTTGTGCTTGACGAGGATGCGTTGAACTGGCTTGCCGACAAGGGATATGATCCGGCCTATGGTGCGCGACCGCTGAAACGGGTGATCCAGCGCCATTTGCAGGATCCTCTGGCAGAAGAACTGTTGGCAGGACGGATCTATGATGGCAGTCGCGTGCATGTGTTGGTCAAGGACGATGCATTGACCTTCGGGATTGAAGCGATCCGATAA